Proteins from a genomic interval of Benincasa hispida cultivar B227 chromosome 7, ASM972705v1, whole genome shotgun sequence:
- the LOC120081082 gene encoding protein PXR1-like has translation MVATEDREDPDTTPLMRCRKENAPQGSTSNPLFLQRIAEEKERRKREEEEKQEKMSRVCQIIALGDLARKLHDEDVHHDNARVEEKERRRLEDEQRILLASEQFEKELREEEEEENKKKEEKEKRRKANMQHIRENKRKEVAKWKREQEEQHKVRERKQRQ, from the coding sequence ATGGTTGCGActgaagatagagaagatccAGACACTACCCCTCTAATGCGgtgtcgcaaggagaatgcgccgcaagggtcaacAAGTAACCCATTATTTTTACAACGCATAGCAGAAGAGAAGGAGagaaggaaaagagaagaagaggagaaacaagaaaagatgtCACGAGTGTGCCAAATCATCGCATTAGGCGATTTGGCCAGAAAACTGCATGATGAGGACGTGCACCATGACAACGCAAGggtagaagaaaaagaaagaagaaggctcgaggatgagcaACGCATATTGCTTGCCTCGGAGCAGTTTGAGAAAGagttgagagaagaagaagaagaagaaaataagaagAAGGAGGAGAAGGAAAAACGGCGCAAGGCCAATATGCAACACATtagagaaaacaaaagaaaagaagttgcGAAATGGAAACGGGAACAAGAAGAGCAACACAAGGTAAGGGAACGCAAACAAAGACAATAA